Proteins encoded within one genomic window of Pedobacter africanus:
- a CDS encoding DUF6298 domain-containing protein: MLNCRKYPHLFLLAVWAYFNPCLAIAQKVKTQEPPKPIFKDKDGRLAYTPDEKGNRIPDFSYCGYMAGETAIPDAVVRVVVPVKDGDATLRIQSALNYVATLPLGKDGLRGAVLLEKGKYEVSGSLKISASGVVLRGSGSAENGTLIYATGLDRMGVLRLSGKADRIDGPSVRVTDKYVPVNAMKITVANAAAFKKGDQVMLHRPSTKNWIETIGTAHFGGGITALGWKPGQRDIYWDRTVMAINGNELTLDAPITTALEAADEADLSKYTWNGRICRSGVEHIRFRSAYDTTNPKDEYHRWTAISMENVADAWARQLVFEHFAGSAVNVQQSAKRVTVEDCKSLLPVSEIGGERRNTFLTFGGQTLFQRLYSEYGYHDFATGYCAPGPNAFVQCQAYLPFSFSGAIDSWASGVLFDIVNIDGQALSFMNRGQDGQGAGWAGANSVFWQCTAARVDCYRPPGAQNWAFGTWAQFAGDGYWDMSNEQIQPRSLYYAQLRDRIGTQADIRTFIMPVETEASSSPPVEVAMKLTKLAVKPAMLLTEYIDQAAQRQPIPVNAVGIKSIDQIGVEALPMRRKIAVMEVSNGWLQRAHTIVTGNRQEVQWWNGSARPYGLKNSKAHITRFVPGREGMGLTDNLEQTTDSMQKGTVKILEHNYGLWYDRRRDDHERIRRMDGDVWTPFYELPFARSGIDKAWDGLSKYDLSKYNLWYWDRLKTFAGLADQKGLVLVHEQYFQHNIIEAGAHYADFPWRTANNINNTGFPEPVPYAGDKRIFMAEQFYDISNPARRALHRAYIRKCLDNFAENTSVVQLIGAEFTGPLHFVQFWIDTIKEWEKETGKHPVIGLSVTKDVQDAILADKERAAVVDLIDIRYWHYQSDGTAYAPQGGQNLAPRQHARLLKPKKTSFEQVYRAVAEYRAQYPEKAVSYSADSYDAFGWAIFMAGGSLSNVPAISQSLLAAATAMKPFAPQGNTQGQYVLGNPGKAYVLYNSSDASIKLDLSQHTGNYIVQHINPRSGKVLKEEKIKAGTVATFSKLSSADEVIFISKI; encoded by the coding sequence ATGCTGAACTGCCGTAAATATCCACATTTATTTCTCCTTGCAGTATGGGCTTATTTTAATCCATGCCTGGCTATTGCACAGAAAGTAAAAACGCAGGAACCGCCCAAACCTATATTTAAGGATAAGGATGGCCGGCTGGCCTATACGCCTGATGAAAAAGGGAACCGCATTCCCGATTTTTCCTATTGTGGCTACATGGCCGGAGAAACTGCCATCCCTGATGCTGTGGTAAGGGTAGTGGTACCTGTTAAGGACGGCGACGCAACCTTAAGGATACAGTCGGCCTTAAATTATGTGGCTACTTTGCCACTGGGTAAAGATGGTCTGCGCGGCGCCGTATTGCTGGAAAAAGGAAAATATGAAGTCTCAGGATCGCTGAAGATCAGCGCTTCAGGTGTAGTGTTGAGGGGCAGTGGCAGCGCAGAAAACGGTACATTGATCTATGCTACGGGCCTCGACAGGATGGGTGTACTCCGCCTTTCGGGTAAGGCAGACCGGATTGACGGGCCATCTGTACGCGTAACAGATAAATACGTTCCGGTAAATGCGATGAAAATTACCGTAGCGAATGCAGCAGCATTTAAAAAAGGTGATCAGGTAATGCTGCACCGCCCATCAACCAAAAACTGGATAGAGACTATCGGAACAGCTCATTTTGGAGGGGGAATTACCGCTTTGGGATGGAAGCCGGGGCAGCGCGATATTTATTGGGACAGGACCGTTATGGCTATTAATGGAAATGAGCTGACGCTTGATGCACCGATCACTACCGCACTCGAGGCTGCTGATGAAGCAGATTTGTCGAAATACACCTGGAACGGGAGGATCTGCCGCTCCGGTGTAGAGCATATCCGGTTCCGTTCGGCTTATGATACTACAAATCCAAAGGACGAATACCACCGCTGGACAGCGATCTCCATGGAAAATGTTGCGGATGCCTGGGCCCGACAACTTGTATTCGAACATTTTGCGGGCTCTGCAGTAAATGTGCAGCAAAGCGCAAAAAGGGTTACTGTTGAAGATTGTAAGTCACTTTTGCCAGTTTCAGAAATTGGCGGAGAGCGTAGAAATACTTTTTTGACCTTTGGTGGACAAACACTTTTCCAGCGTTTGTACTCAGAATACGGTTACCACGATTTTGCCACAGGTTATTGTGCTCCTGGTCCCAATGCTTTTGTGCAATGCCAGGCTTATTTGCCGTTTAGCTTTAGCGGTGCAATAGATAGCTGGGCATCGGGTGTACTGTTTGATATTGTAAATATAGACGGACAGGCACTGAGTTTTATGAACCGCGGACAGGACGGGCAAGGTGCTGGATGGGCTGGGGCCAACAGCGTTTTCTGGCAGTGTACGGCGGCAAGGGTAGATTGTTACCGGCCACCGGGTGCACAGAATTGGGCTTTTGGTACCTGGGCACAGTTTGCTGGCGATGGTTACTGGGATATGTCTAACGAACAGATCCAGCCGCGTAGTTTATACTATGCCCAGTTGAGGGACAGGATAGGTACACAGGCAGACATCAGGACATTCATTATGCCTGTAGAGACAGAAGCATCGAGCAGTCCCCCTGTTGAAGTAGCTATGAAACTGACTAAGCTGGCAGTAAAGCCTGCCATGTTGCTTACGGAATATATAGACCAGGCCGCACAAAGACAGCCAATCCCTGTTAACGCTGTGGGCATTAAAAGCATTGATCAGATTGGTGTGGAAGCGCTGCCTATGCGCCGCAAGATAGCTGTAATGGAAGTAAGTAATGGTTGGTTGCAACGGGCTCATACCATTGTTACCGGCAACCGGCAGGAAGTGCAGTGGTGGAATGGCAGTGCCAGGCCCTATGGGTTAAAGAACAGCAAGGCACACATTACCCGCTTTGTGCCCGGGCGCGAAGGTATGGGCTTGACAGATAACCTGGAGCAGACTACAGACTCCATGCAGAAGGGAACGGTGAAGATATTGGAGCATAATTATGGCCTTTGGTACGATCGCAGACGCGATGACCATGAGCGCATCAGGCGGATGGATGGCGATGTATGGACACCCTTTTATGAATTGCCATTTGCCAGGAGCGGGATAGACAAGGCCTGGGATGGACTGAGTAAGTACGACCTTTCGAAATATAACCTCTGGTATTGGGACAGGCTCAAGACCTTTGCCGGACTTGCCGATCAGAAGGGCCTGGTTTTGGTTCATGAACAGTATTTTCAGCACAATATTATTGAGGCCGGGGCACATTATGCCGATTTTCCATGGCGTACGGCCAATAACATCAATAACACAGGATTTCCGGAACCTGTACCTTATGCCGGCGATAAGCGGATATTCATGGCCGAACAGTTTTACGACATCAGTAACCCTGCCCGAAGAGCATTGCACCGTGCCTATATCCGCAAATGCCTGGATAATTTTGCAGAAAATACAAGTGTGGTCCAGCTGATTGGGGCGGAATTTACCGGACCCCTGCATTTTGTGCAGTTCTGGATAGATACCATTAAAGAATGGGAAAAAGAAACCGGAAAGCACCCGGTTATCGGACTGAGTGTAACCAAGGATGTGCAGGATGCTATCCTGGCTGATAAAGAAAGGGCTGCGGTGGTAGATCTGATCGATATCCGCTACTGGCATTACCAGTCGGATGGAACGGCCTATGCCCCACAGGGCGGACAGAACCTGGCACCACGCCAGCATGCACGTTTACTGAAACCAAAAAAAACTTCTTTTGAACAGGTATACCGCGCAGTTGCTGAATACCGTGCCCAATATCCTGAAAAGGCAGTGAGTTATTCCGCCGACAGCTATGATGCATTTGGCTGGGCCATTTTTATGGCAGGGGGATCGCTTTCTAATGTTCCCGCGATTAGCCAGTCCCTGCTTGCGGCAGCAACGGCCATGAAGCCCTTTGCTCCCCAAGGCAATACCCAGGGACAATATGTGCTGGGCAATCCGGGTAAGGCTTATGTATTGTACAACAGCAGCGATGCTTCCATAAAACTTGACTTAAGCCAGCATACCGGAAATTATATTGTTCAGCACATCAATCCGCGCAGCGGAAAAGTACTTAAGGAAGAAAAGATCAAAGCTGGTACTGTGGCCACCTTCAGTAAACTTTCATCAGCAGATGAGGTCATTTTCATCAGTAAAATTTAA